The following coding sequences lie in one Bacteroidota bacterium genomic window:
- a CDS encoding LruC domain-containing protein, with translation MKYLSYLSIVLLLIVASCKKGDDPKDKPIKSMDELVVSPNFNYTMVSESNLKVTVKDPQGTPIEGVRLEIYRSYNEETDEGALMLTGISNAQGVFQSQYPLENIADTLYLVTRYIGLPAVTTARVTNGTLDVTIGGPQPEPQFKGSYGIGQMDATYQPLCSYNSQGVPSCLILPRDVITSDFLDDVNAALPERRPVPQYNPHYLAEGNQTDLRILEDADVWITFVHEGAGYRNTIGFYTYDLNNPPTSVNQIQTIYLAFPNFSYLNSGGGLRSGDKVKLGTFPAGTGIGWVLIADGFQNLTFNSNKPHYYSNPNFNPESDPSKRQHNVLLYDAERQRFLISFEDINRMSSGCDNDFNDAIFYVTSNPITAIDYTSMPLVDPNLIDSDGDGVVDAIDDYPNDPNLAFNNYFPGRNQQGGLSFEDLWPEKGDYDFNDMVLSYNINQITNAQNLVAEIRATFTVDAVGAGFKNGFGFQLNIPPSLVQSVTGMNHRENFVTLSPNGTEASQSKAVIIPFDNVYNLFAPQITSGFINTRPGMPYVEPKSITVTIKLTQPQTLTALSLPPYNPFIIVNKNRGREVHLPGYAPTDKADPSLFGTADDDTNLSTGKYYKSKTNLPWGMHTPVRFDYPQEREPIIDAHLVFGQWVQSSGFSYMDWYMPKTGYRDNSKIYQRGGN, from the coding sequence ATGAAATACCTGAGCTACCTTTCGATTGTATTATTGCTGATTGTTGCTTCGTGCAAAAAGGGAGACGACCCCAAGGATAAACCCATCAAGTCGATGGATGAGCTGGTGGTTTCGCCAAACTTTAATTACACCATGGTCAGCGAGTCGAACCTTAAGGTGACGGTGAAAGATCCTCAAGGGACACCAATTGAAGGGGTACGTCTTGAGATCTACCGATCGTACAACGAGGAAACCGACGAAGGTGCGCTGATGCTGACGGGCATCTCAAATGCCCAGGGTGTTTTTCAGAGCCAATATCCTCTGGAAAACATTGCTGATACCCTTTATCTGGTAACCCGCTACATTGGTTTGCCGGCTGTAACCACCGCCCGTGTTACGAATGGCACACTCGATGTGACCATTGGCGGGCCACAGCCGGAACCACAATTCAAAGGCTCGTATGGCATCGGACAGATGGACGCAACTTACCAGCCTTTGTGCTCTTACAACAGCCAGGGTGTACCTTCCTGTCTGATTTTGCCTCGCGATGTGATCACATCCGATTTTCTCGACGACGTCAATGCCGCCTTGCCCGAACGCAGGCCTGTACCCCAATATAATCCGCACTACCTCGCCGAAGGAAACCAAACCGACCTGCGCATCCTGGAAGATGCGGATGTCTGGATCACCTTTGTGCACGAAGGTGCCGGCTATCGCAACACAATAGGATTTTACACCTACGATCTTAATAATCCACCCACCTCTGTAAATCAGATTCAAACAATCTATCTGGCTTTTCCAAACTTTTCATACCTTAACAGTGGCGGTGGTCTTCGTTCAGGTGATAAAGTTAAGCTCGGCACGTTTCCTGCTGGAACAGGAATAGGTTGGGTGCTTATTGCCGATGGTTTTCAGAACCTTACCTTCAACAGCAACAAACCTCATTATTACTCCAATCCGAATTTCAATCCTGAAAGCGATCCATCCAAACGTCAGCACAACGTACTGCTCTACGATGCTGAGCGTCAGAGGTTTCTTATTAGTTTTGAGGATATTAACCGCATGAGCTCAGGCTGCGACAACGATTTCAACGATGCAATTTTCTACGTTACCTCAAATCCTATCACAGCCATCGACTATACCAGCATGCCCCTTGTGGATCCCAACCTGATCGACAGCGATGGGGATGGTGTGGTGGATGCCATCGACGACTACCCGAACGATCCGAACCTCGCGTTCAACAATTATTTCCCCGGACGCAACCAACAGGGCGGGCTTTCGTTCGAAGACCTCTGGCCCGAAAAAGGCGACTACGACTTCAACGACATGGTGTTGTCTTACAACATCAACCAAATAACCAACGCTCAGAACCTTGTTGCCGAAATCAGGGCAACCTTCACGGTGGATGCGGTTGGTGCAGGTTTCAAAAACGGATTTGGTTTCCAGCTCAACATTCCTCCGTCGCTTGTGCAATCTGTAACCGGAATGAACCATCGGGAGAATTTTGTTACCCTGTCGCCAAACGGTACAGAGGCCAGCCAATCGAAAGCGGTGATTATTCCATTCGACAATGTGTATAATCTGTTTGCTCCACAGATCACTTCAGGATTTATCAATACCCGGCCAGGCATGCCCTACGTGGAGCCAAAGAGCATTACTGTCACAATTAAACTCACTCAACCACAGACGCTTACAGCACTATCGCTGCCTCCATACAATCCTTTCATCATCGTAAACAAAAACCGCGGACGCGAAGTACATCTGCCCGGATATGCGCCCACCGACAAAGCTGATCCATCGCTGTTTGGCACAGCTGATGACGATACCAATCTTTCCACCGGAAAATACTACAAGTCGAAAACCAACCTGCCCTGGGGCATGCATACTCCGGTCCGGTTCGATTACCCGCAGGAACGCGAACCTATCATTGATGCCCACCTGGTTTTCGGGCAATGGGTGCAAAGTTCCGGTTTCAGTTACATGGACTGGTACATGCCCAAGACGGGCTATCGCGACAACAGCAAGATCTATCAAAGGGGAGGAAATTAA
- a CDS encoding glycosyltransferase family 2 protein encodes MHRKLLAIPVFNEQERLPGLLARLSAHKPYVLFVDDGSSDSSRALIRQHGFQLIGFGINRGLSEVYRQIFSYARQTGVHRLLLMDADGQHEPENIPAFFHLLNQQPFVSGRRFDSLATVPTYKVASNLFACQLVRELFGLALPDVACGFRGFNLQMLTPDQLELTGNERFEGFYALLFQLLSSGIRPAYLPIKPIYHTNCLPGTPLTELRGLIGAASDFDKHGLIETNGLNKLIDTSQTCFVTLGDYTFRVTVPDEKLARFELVHGDPEKYFSMFS; translated from the coding sequence GTGCATCGCAAACTCCTTGCCATACCGGTTTTCAACGAGCAGGAGCGGCTGCCTGGTTTGCTTGCCAGGCTTAGCGCCCATAAGCCTTACGTACTTTTTGTGGACGATGGCAGCAGCGATTCCAGCCGGGCGCTGATCCGTCAGCATGGTTTCCAGCTGATAGGTTTTGGGATCAACCGGGGCTTGTCCGAGGTTTATCGCCAGATTTTCAGTTATGCCAGGCAAACCGGGGTGCATCGCCTGCTTCTTATGGATGCCGACGGTCAGCATGAGCCTGAAAATATCCCTGCATTTTTCCATTTGCTGAATCAACAACCGTTTGTATCGGGGCGCAGGTTCGACAGCCTGGCGACTGTTCCGACCTACAAGGTGGCATCCAATCTCTTTGCCTGTCAGCTTGTACGCGAGCTTTTTGGGCTGGCCCTTCCTGATGTGGCCTGTGGTTTCAGGGGATTCAATCTTCAGATGCTCACACCCGATCAATTGGAACTTACAGGTAATGAGCGTTTTGAAGGTTTTTATGCGCTTTTGTTTCAGCTGCTTTCCTCTGGCATCCGGCCTGCCTATCTGCCCATCAAACCCATTTATCATACAAACTGCCTGCCCGGAACGCCACTGACCGAACTCAGGGGGCTGATTGGTGCAGCTTCAGATTTTGACAAGCACGGGCTCATCGAGACCAACGGATTAAACAAGCTTATTGACACCTCCCAGACTTGTTTTGTAACTTTGGGAGACTATACATTCCGGGTAACTGTCCCTGATGAAAAACTGGCAAGGTTTGAGCTCGTTCATGGTGATCCGGAAAAGTATTTTTCTATGTTCTCCTGA
- a CDS encoding glycosyltransferase — protein sequence MKVSIITICYNSGHSIADAISSVLSQTYPDIEYIIVDGKSKDNTVEIVRSFGDRIAKFVSEPDKGIYDALNKGIRMATGDVIGFMHSDDIFASKDTIAHMVELMKRSGADSVYGDLQYVYKSDTSKVLRYWKSGSFSRTKLLWGWMPPHPTFYVKKTVYDNYGMFRTEFRIAADYDIILRFLGKHRISTAYLPEVMVKMRVGGASNRSLKNIIRKSKEDWKAIRDNGVGHIHTLIFKNLSKVTQFIFK from the coding sequence ATGAAAGTTTCCATTATTACCATTTGCTACAACAGCGGGCATTCCATTGCCGATGCCATCAGTTCGGTGCTTTCGCAGACTTATCCTGATATTGAATACATTATCGTGGATGGAAAGTCGAAAGACAATACCGTTGAGATTGTCCGGTCGTTTGGCGACCGCATTGCAAAATTTGTCAGCGAACCCGACAAGGGCATATACGATGCCCTGAACAAGGGCATCCGCATGGCCACCGGCGATGTGATCGGATTTATGCATTCCGACGACATATTTGCCAGCAAAGACACCATTGCCCACATGGTGGAACTGATGAAGCGAAGCGGTGCCGATTCGGTGTACGGCGATTTACAGTATGTCTATAAAAGCGATACCTCCAAGGTGCTTCGCTACTGGAAATCAGGAAGTTTTAGTCGTACAAAACTGCTCTGGGGCTGGATGCCGCCACATCCTACGTTTTATGTCAAAAAGACAGTGTACGATAATTACGGCATGTTCCGGACCGAGTTTCGCATAGCGGCCGATTACGACATCATTCTTCGGTTTTTGGGAAAGCATCGCATCAGCACAGCCTATTTGCCGGAGGTGATGGTGAAGATGCGTGTGGGTGGGGCAAGCAACCGCAGCCTCAAAAACATTATCCGCAAAAGCAAGGAAGACTGGAAAGCAATCCGGGACAATGGTGTTGGCCACATCCATACGCTGATATTCAAAAACTTATCTAAAGTTACTCAGTTCATCTTCAAGTAG
- the wcaF gene encoding colanic acid biosynthesis acetyltransferase WcaF, whose amino-acid sequence MNKTTDLSRYTPGGYYPGNWLKRILWYFVNVLFFINPLNPSSGLKVLILRLFGAKVGRGVVIKPAVNIKYPWMLQIGNHSWIGERVWIDNLAPVSIGNHCCISQGAMLLCGNHNFKKVTFELMTLPITLEDGSWVGAFAIVGPGVTCGSHSVLAVNSVANRNLEPYAIYQGNPAQKIKQRIIED is encoded by the coding sequence ATGAACAAGACAACCGACCTGTCGCGCTACACCCCCGGTGGATACTATCCGGGAAACTGGCTCAAACGTATCCTGTGGTATTTTGTCAACGTGCTGTTTTTTATCAATCCACTTAATCCCTCCAGTGGTCTTAAAGTGCTGATATTGCGTCTGTTTGGTGCCAAGGTAGGCAGGGGAGTGGTGATTAAACCGGCGGTTAATATCAAATACCCCTGGATGCTTCAGATTGGCAACCACAGCTGGATAGGCGAGCGGGTTTGGATAGACAACCTGGCGCCTGTCAGCATCGGCAACCACTGCTGCATATCGCAGGGCGCAATGCTGCTTTGTGGTAACCACAACTTCAAAAAAGTAACCTTCGAGCTGATGACCTTGCCCATCACCCTCGAAGACGGCAGCTGGGTGGGCGCTTTTGCCATTGTTGGCCCGGGGGTCACCTGCGGAAGCCATAGCGTCCTGGCCGTGAATTCTGTGGCCAACCGCAATCTTGAACCATATGCCATCTATCAGGGCAATCCGGCTCAAAAGATCAAACAACGAATCATCGAAGACTAA
- a CDS encoding glycosyltransferase: MIRVISFIDWYWPGYRAGGVLKAFSNQVSHLEGHFYFYIITRNVDYQHEEPYDNVISNQWNKVAPNAEVFYLSADKINYGTLKQLVNQTDYEVAYIHGVYSPYFSILPIHLVRRKGAKKIVLSAHGMLGRHALAVKSAKKTTFLKLFRALGYYRNVVFHAANQAEADDIRQAMGQNARVVIAEELPMKVNTNAWEPRPKKPGELKICSIARISPEKNTAYAIECLNKCRSGQITYDLYGPVYDKEYWEKCTQLITHAPENVTINYKGSLQGDKVLDTLKQYHAMFLPTTGENFGHTILESFMAATPVLISQNTPWRNLQQMQCGWDLPLEQQNEFVRVLENLAGMDQSAYDAWSEGALQKAVHFLSDNTIVDQNVKLLMP; encoded by the coding sequence ATGATCAGGGTGATTTCGTTTATCGACTGGTACTGGCCCGGCTACAGGGCAGGAGGTGTGCTTAAGGCCTTTTCGAACCAGGTGAGCCACCTCGAAGGACATTTCTACTTTTACATCATCACCCGCAATGTGGACTATCAGCACGAGGAGCCATACGACAATGTGATCTCCAACCAATGGAACAAAGTAGCCCCGAACGCCGAGGTGTTTTATTTGTCGGCCGACAAAATCAATTATGGTACATTAAAACAGCTTGTGAACCAGACGGATTATGAAGTGGCCTACATCCATGGGGTGTATTCGCCCTACTTTTCCATCCTTCCCATTCATCTGGTAAGGCGCAAAGGCGCAAAAAAAATCGTGCTGAGCGCACATGGCATGCTGGGCAGGCATGCCCTGGCCGTGAAATCTGCCAAAAAAACCACCTTTCTGAAGCTTTTCAGGGCTTTGGGTTATTATCGGAATGTGGTGTTTCACGCTGCAAATCAGGCCGAAGCCGACGACATCCGGCAGGCCATGGGGCAAAATGCCAGGGTGGTGATTGCCGAAGAGCTTCCTATGAAAGTGAATACCAATGCCTGGGAACCCCGTCCGAAAAAGCCCGGCGAATTGAAGATATGTAGCATAGCCCGCATCTCGCCCGAAAAAAACACGGCCTATGCCATCGAATGCCTCAATAAATGTCGCTCCGGGCAAATCACCTATGATTTGTATGGGCCGGTGTACGACAAGGAGTATTGGGAAAAATGCACCCAACTTATCACTCATGCGCCTGAAAATGTAACTATTAACTACAAAGGTAGCCTGCAGGGCGACAAAGTGCTCGATACCCTGAAACAGTATCATGCCATGTTTTTGCCCACCACTGGCGAAAATTTTGGCCACACCATACTCGAAAGCTTTATGGCAGCAACGCCTGTGCTCATCAGCCAGAACACCCCCTGGCGCAATCTTCAGCAAATGCAATGCGGTTGGGATCTTCCGCTCGAGCAACAAAATGAATTTGTTAGGGTGCTCGAAAACCTGGCAGGAATGGATCAGTCTGCCTATGATGCCTGGTCGGAAGGAGCACTCCAAAAGGCTGTCCACTTTCTTTCAGATAACACTATTGTGGATCAAAACGTTAAATTGCTGATGCCATGA
- a CDS encoding glycosyltransferase family 4 protein, which produces MKINVTYFFRKPFADYFSIEELFGFIQSALPGHIVFRNYYLKRYSKGWKDRLLSCFEVIPHQSDINHITGDIHFVAFFMRKRRTVLTIHDLEVLRRLKGVSRFVVWLFWFYLPALRVRYITVISGFTKEVLLKEVRISPDKVVVIHNCVSPAIQYKPKPFNTVRPNILHIGTAHNKNLERLIEAIAGMPVHLTILGHLRDHQLQLLQQYNVEYTNYFNLSYDKVVELYQACDLVSFVSLYEGFGMPIIEAQATGRPVVTSNCTSMPEVAGEGALIVDPTRTGQIREAISRIISDEALRGQLVEKGLENVKRFTPAAIAARYAQLYEQMLNS; this is translated from the coding sequence ATGAAGATCAATGTTACCTACTTTTTCAGGAAGCCATTTGCCGACTACTTCAGCATCGAAGAGTTGTTTGGGTTTATTCAGTCGGCACTTCCCGGCCACATCGTATTTCGCAATTACTACCTCAAACGCTACAGCAAAGGCTGGAAAGACCGGTTGCTGAGTTGTTTTGAAGTAATTCCCCACCAATCCGATATCAACCATATCACCGGCGACATACATTTTGTGGCATTTTTCATGCGCAAGCGCCGCACCGTGCTCACCATTCACGACCTCGAAGTGCTCCGCCGCCTGAAAGGTGTAAGCCGTTTTGTGGTCTGGCTGTTCTGGTTCTACCTGCCTGCCCTACGCGTGAGATACATCACGGTGATTTCGGGCTTTACCAAAGAGGTGCTGCTGAAAGAGGTGCGCATCAGTCCCGATAAGGTGGTGGTGATTCACAACTGCGTTTCGCCGGCCATCCAATACAAGCCTAAACCTTTCAATACGGTCAGGCCCAATATTTTGCACATTGGCACCGCGCACAATAAGAATCTGGAGCGGCTCATCGAAGCCATTGCCGGCATGCCTGTGCACCTGACCATACTCGGCCATCTGCGCGACCACCAGCTGCAGCTGTTGCAGCAATACAATGTGGAATACACCAATTATTTCAACCTCAGCTACGACAAAGTGGTGGAGCTTTATCAGGCCTGCGATCTGGTGTCGTTTGTGTCGCTCTACGAAGGATTCGGCATGCCCATCATCGAAGCACAGGCCACCGGCAGGCCGGTTGTTACCAGCAATTGCACCAGCATGCCCGAAGTTGCCGGCGAGGGCGCCCTGATTGTTGACCCGACCCGGACCGGGCAAATCCGCGAAGCCATAAGCCGCATCATCAGCGATGAGGCTCTGCGCGGGCAACTGGTCGAAAAAGGACTTGAAAATGTGAAGCGTTTCACGCCGGCTGCCATTGCCGCCCGTTACGCCCAATTGTACGAACAAATGCTAAACTCATAG
- a CDS encoding glycosyltransferase family 4 protein: MKKLAIISSHPIQYNAPMFALLAARGVVQPKVFYTWSQSREGLFDKDFGRAIQWDIPLLDGYEYEFVENVAAQPGPGSFKGIDCPALNERIHQWKPDALLVYGWNYKAHLGAMRYFKGKVPVYFRGDSTLLDEAPGLKTMARRLFLRWVYSYCDGAFYVGQNNKAYFLKHGFRPSELFFAPHAIDNRRFDDPDGSYSRKALDMRGNIRIAPDEGVFLFVGKLEPKKDPLLLLDAFTQVNPAKWHLLFVGNGMLENELKQRAGKLPRVHFMDFQNQSAMPAVYRMGEVLVLPSSGPGETWGLVLNEAMACGRAVVGSTKCGASADLITNGKNGFTFEAGNVHQLASALQQFVSKPELATAFGHESKRIIAGWSFEAIAESIEKNI, encoded by the coding sequence ATGAAAAAGTTAGCTATCATATCCTCGCATCCTATCCAGTATAATGCCCCCATGTTTGCTTTGCTGGCGGCAAGGGGCGTGGTGCAGCCCAAAGTGTTTTACACCTGGAGCCAGAGCAGGGAAGGGCTGTTCGACAAAGATTTCGGAAGGGCCATTCAATGGGACATCCCCTTGCTCGATGGTTATGAGTACGAGTTTGTTGAAAATGTCGCTGCACAACCCGGTCCCGGCAGTTTCAAAGGAATTGACTGCCCTGCGCTCAACGAGCGTATCCACCAGTGGAAACCCGACGCATTGCTCGTTTACGGTTGGAACTACAAAGCTCACCTGGGTGCAATGCGTTACTTCAAGGGCAAGGTGCCGGTGTACTTCAGGGGCGACTCGACTTTGCTCGACGAGGCACCCGGACTAAAGACCATGGCCCGCAGGCTGTTTCTGCGCTGGGTGTACAGCTATTGCGACGGCGCTTTTTATGTGGGGCAGAACAACAAAGCGTATTTTCTCAAACATGGTTTCCGGCCGTCCGAACTGTTCTTTGCACCGCACGCCATCGATAACCGGCGTTTCGACGACCCTGACGGGAGTTATTCCCGTAAAGCGCTGGATATGAGGGGAAACATCCGTATTGCTCCGGATGAAGGCGTGTTTTTGTTTGTGGGTAAGCTCGAGCCAAAAAAAGATCCGCTCTTGCTGCTGGATGCGTTTACGCAGGTCAATCCGGCAAAATGGCATCTGCTATTTGTTGGCAACGGTATGCTCGAAAACGAACTTAAGCAGCGGGCCGGAAAACTGCCCAGGGTGCATTTCATGGATTTTCAGAACCAAAGTGCCATGCCGGCGGTGTACAGGATGGGCGAGGTGCTTGTGCTGCCATCCAGTGGACCAGGCGAGACCTGGGGATTGGTGCTCAACGAAGCTATGGCCTGTGGCAGGGCAGTCGTTGGCAGCACAAAGTGCGGGGCTTCGGCCGATCTGATCACAAACGGAAAAAATGGCTTTACCTTCGAAGCCGGCAATGTGCACCAACTGGCTTCGGCTTTGCAACAATTTGTCAGCAAGCCTGAACTTGCAACTGCATTCGGCCACGAAAGCAAACGCATCATAGCCGGTTGGAGCTTCGAGGCCATAGCCGAAAGTATTGAGAAAAATATCTGA
- a CDS encoding glycosyltransferase, translating into MKHVLVISPNFPPVNAADMHRIRQSLGYFEQFGWKATVVAVKPEFVEMGQDPLLVNTLPADAEVYYINAFRPQTTRKFGLGNLGYRSLLQYNSFCSRLIRKRKFDLVYFTTTQFPVMVLGRIWKRKFGLPFILDIQDPWRNDFYLDKPKHERPPKFFFAYRMDKYLEAFTMKRVDGIISVSPAYPKMLMERYARLKPEMFSVIPFGAAPIDFEVLKQAELHNRLFDKDDGNIHCVYIGRGGHDMAFALKGIFGALKKGLEQQPELFGRIRMYFVGTSYAAEGLGQKTILPVAEAMGVAGQVTEITDRLPYFVALKTLSEAQMLVVPGSTDTQYTASKLYPYILANKPMLAVFNRQSSVVEVLRNTRAGEVVPFDNEEDTGQLADKVLAQWKEMISRLPYQPDTDWDAFEPYTAREATRRQVEFFNQIVGQ; encoded by the coding sequence ATGAAACACGTTCTGGTTATTTCGCCAAATTTTCCTCCTGTCAATGCGGCCGATATGCACCGCATCCGGCAGAGTCTGGGTTATTTCGAGCAGTTTGGTTGGAAGGCTACCGTGGTGGCCGTAAAGCCGGAGTTTGTGGAAATGGGTCAGGATCCTTTGCTGGTCAACACCTTACCCGCCGATGCCGAGGTGTATTACATCAACGCATTCAGGCCCCAGACTACCCGTAAGTTTGGCCTGGGCAACCTCGGCTATCGCTCCTTGCTCCAATACAACAGCTTCTGCAGCAGGCTGATCCGCAAACGGAAGTTCGATCTTGTTTACTTCACCACCACACAGTTTCCGGTGATGGTGCTTGGACGCATCTGGAAACGCAAATTCGGACTGCCTTTTATCCTCGATATTCAGGACCCCTGGCGCAATGATTTTTACCTCGACAAACCAAAACACGAACGCCCGCCTAAGTTTTTCTTTGCTTACCGCATGGATAAATACCTTGAGGCTTTCACCATGAAGCGGGTTGATGGCATCATCTCGGTCTCGCCCGCCTATCCGAAGATGCTGATGGAGCGCTATGCCCGGCTCAAACCTGAGATGTTCAGTGTGATTCCGTTTGGGGCTGCCCCCATTGATTTTGAGGTGCTTAAGCAGGCTGAACTCCATAACAGACTATTCGACAAGGACGACGGAAACATACATTGTGTTTATATCGGACGTGGCGGGCACGACATGGCGTTTGCCCTGAAAGGAATTTTTGGAGCACTGAAAAAAGGACTTGAACAACAACCTGAATTATTTGGACGCATACGCATGTATTTTGTGGGAACTTCCTATGCGGCTGAGGGACTGGGCCAAAAGACAATTCTGCCTGTTGCCGAGGCCATGGGTGTGGCCGGACAGGTGACGGAAATCACCGACAGGCTGCCCTATTTTGTGGCGCTCAAAACACTTTCGGAAGCCCAGATGCTGGTGGTGCCCGGTTCGACCGACACCCAATATACCGCTTCAAAGCTCTATCCTTACATTTTGGCAAACAAGCCGATGCTGGCAGTTTTCAACCGGCAGAGCAGCGTTGTGGAAGTGCTTCGCAACACCAGGGCCGGCGAGGTGGTGCCTTTCGACAACGAGGAAGATACTGGCCAGCTTGCCGATAAAGTGCTCGCACAATGGAAGGAAATGATCAGCCGGTTGCCCTACCAGCCCGACACCGACTGGGACGCTTTTGAGCCCTATACGGCCAGGGAGGCCACACGCAGACAGGTGGAGTTTTTCAACCAAATTGTGGGCCAATGA
- a CDS encoding glycosyltransferase, giving the protein MSRRICILTQSHLCRNPRVVKEANLLADNGFDVSILTTFTYAGLLAEDRQLLHPSVKLNGVVDVMPETSQKAYRLYARLQRRLAGEAVARLGWQNPYALGYDYGRNLRAALKTQADLYLCHQEASTIIGTVLLRKGRRVGFDFEDWYSHDLLPEANRTRPLRLLENAERFALRNAHLCYTTSHAMAEAMAEFAQAPKPQVLLNVFPLAEREWMDGRFLDRNDFRTPSLHWYSQTIGPGRGLEFIVECLNMIDVPVQLHLRGNIFGGYDQTLLGMLKPGKGHVIHFHGLVPHRELLSRIAEHDIGLATEEYNPPSRNLTITNKILQYLLAGIPVLASDTAGQKEVAAQARDAVDLFKGKDHGSFVAVLLDWLKQPEKLKARRETALSLAKEKFCWEVEGARLLGWVEQLLMH; this is encoded by the coding sequence ATGAGCAGGCGAATTTGCATACTCACCCAAAGCCATCTCTGCCGCAATCCCAGGGTCGTAAAAGAAGCCAATCTGCTGGCTGACAATGGATTTGACGTTAGCATCCTGACTACATTTACCTATGCCGGTTTGCTGGCCGAGGACCGCCAATTGCTCCACCCCTCGGTAAAACTCAACGGGGTGGTGGACGTGATGCCAGAAACCTCCCAAAAGGCTTACCGCCTGTATGCCAGGCTGCAACGCCGTCTGGCCGGTGAGGCTGTCGCCCGTTTAGGATGGCAAAATCCGTATGCCCTGGGTTACGACTATGGCCGCAACCTCAGGGCTGCCCTGAAAACACAAGCCGATCTTTACCTGTGTCACCAGGAAGCCTCGACCATCATCGGCACCGTATTGCTGCGCAAGGGCAGGAGGGTAGGCTTCGACTTTGAGGATTGGTATTCGCACGACCTGTTGCCCGAAGCCAACCGCACTCGTCCGCTCCGGCTCCTCGAAAATGCTGAGCGTTTCGCATTGCGCAATGCGCATCTGTGCTACACCACCTCCCACGCCATGGCCGAAGCTATGGCGGAGTTTGCGCAAGCCCCTAAACCACAGGTACTTCTCAATGTGTTCCCCCTTGCCGAACGCGAATGGATGGACGGCAGATTTCTGGACCGCAACGACTTTCGGACCCCCTCGCTGCACTGGTATTCGCAGACCATTGGCCCTGGCCGCGGCCTGGAGTTTATTGTAGAATGCCTGAACATGATCGATGTTCCGGTGCAGCTCCATTTGCGCGGCAACATCTTCGGCGGGTACGACCAGACCCTGTTGGGTATGCTAAAGCCCGGGAAGGGTCATGTTATTCATTTTCATGGGCTTGTGCCGCACCGCGAACTGCTGTCGCGTATTGCAGAGCACGATATTGGCCTGGCCACCGAAGAATACAATCCGCCAAGCCGCAACCTGACGATAACGAACAAAATATTGCAGTATCTGCTGGCCGGAATACCTGTGCTGGCCAGCGATACGGCCGGGCAGAAGGAAGTTGCGGCTCAGGCCAGAGACGCCGTGGACCTGTTCAAAGGCAAAGACCACGGGAGTTTTGTGGCAGTGCTCCTCGACTGGCTTAAACAGCCCGAAAAGCTCAAAGCCCGGCGTGAAACTGCCCTCAGCCTTGCAAAGGAAAAGTTTTGCTGGGAAGTGGAGGGCGCCAGGCTGCTCGGATGGGTGGAACAATTATTAATGCATTAA